ACCCTCAACGCGGCGCTGATCCTGTTCCTGGCACGCGAGCAGCGCGACATCAACGGCTTCGAGCTGCCACCGGTGGACCCGGACGCCAAGTACGACCCGGAACCGGACTAGCCGACACAAAACAATGCGGCCAACCTTGTGCAAGGTTGGCCGCATGCTCGAGACGCTACGCTCAGCCCTGGCGCTCGACGATCACGTAGTACTTGCGCACTGGTTGCAGCACGCGGAACTCGCCGCGAAAGCCGGCCGGAATCACCGCCGCCTCGCCCGGGCCGAACTCCCACGCCTCCCCAGCCTCGTTGCTCAGCCGCACCCGGCCGCTGATCACGCAGAAGAACTCGTCCTTGCCTGCCGCAAAGGCAATACGCCAGGCGCCGGTTTCGCAGCCCCAGATGCCGGCCGAACACACGCCGTCATGGCTATCGAAGGCATTCCAGGTTTCCCGCCGCGGGTTGCCCGCCACCAGCCGCGCCGGGTTCGGGTAGTCAATGGACGGCGCCTGTGCGCCGGTTTCGATCACGACAATCTGCTGCATTTCACTCTCCATACATGCAAAAAGCCTGTTTACGATCTCGCGAGCTAGAGCGAGACAAGGCGAAAACGGCTGAGGAAGCGGAGTTTACAAATGGTAAATGAGCATTCCGAAGCCGTTTTTAACGCCGTATCGCCGACGCACAGCAAATCGCAAGCAGGTTCTTACAGCCAGCCCAGCCCCTTGAGCATCACCAGCGCGATCAGCAGCGGTGTGATGCACTTGAGCAGCAGGTATACCACGCCTACCACCGCGCCGTTGGCCAGCGTGCCATCGTTGCTCAGCGCCGCCTGCAGCTTGCTCTTGCCCCACACCCAGCCCACGAACAGGCAGATGCAGATGCCGCCCAGCGGCAGCAGGATATTGGAGCTGAGGTAGTCGAACAGGTCGAAGAAAGTCATGCCGAACAGTTTGACACCGGCCAGCGTGCTATTGGACAGCGCACAGCTGGCACCCACCAGCGCCAGCAGCAGCAGGCTCAGCACCGTGGCCCGCAGACGGCTGATGCCCAAACGGCCCACCATCACCGACACCGGCACCTCCAGCAACGACAGCATGGCGCCGGTGGCGGCCACTGCCGACAGCACGAAGAACAGCACCATGAACAGGTGGCCCATCGGCATGCTGGCAAACACCGCCGGAATGGTGATGAACAGCAGCGACGGGCCGGCCTCCGGCTTGAAGCCGAAGCTGAACACCGCCGGGAAGATGGCGATGCCGGCCAGCATCGACACGAACAGGTCGGCCGCCATTACCCGCAGCGTGGTGGCAGGCACGTTCTGCTCATCGCGGAAGTAGCTGCCATAGGTGATCATGGTACCCATGCCGATGGACAGCTTGAAGAACGCCAGCCCCATGGCCACCAGCACCACGCCGGCGTTGAGCTTGCTCCAGTCCGGCGTGAACAGGAAGGACAAGCCGGCGGCGGCACCCGGCAGCATCAGGCTGCGCACGCCAATCACCAGCAGCAGGATGAACAGCAGCGGCATCAGCTTCTTGGTGACTGCCTCGATGCCCTTGGCCACGCCGCACATCAGGATGCCGCCGATCAGCAGCAGCACGCCCCACTGCCACAGCAGCGCCTGCAGCGGATCGCTGATCAGCGCGCCGAATGCCGCGGAAGTCAGCTTGGGGTCGCTGGACAGAATATCGCCGCGCAAGGCCTTGAATACGTAGGCGAACACCCAGCCGGCCACTTCGGAATAGAACGACATGATCAGGAACGCCGCCAGCACGCCGGCCACCCCGACCAGCCACCACGGCTGCCGCGCCGGCGCCAGCTTGCGCAGCGTACTCACCGCATCGGCCTTGGCACGGCGACCAAGGGTGATTTCGGCGATCATCACCGGCAGCCCTACCAGCAGGGTTGCCAGCAGGTAGACCACCAGAAAGCCGGCACCGCCGTTGGCGCCGGTAACGTAGGGAAACTTCCAGATATTGCCCAGCCCCACCGCCGAGCCCAGGGTAGCGGCCAGGACGCCGAAACTGGAGGTAAAACCGTCACGCGATTTGCCCGCTGCCTCATTGGGCGCGGGTCTGCCTTGTTTGCTCATTTCTAGTCCCACAGAAAACCGAACTCACGCCCACATTGCTTGTGGCAACGGGGCAACCTCCCTGCGTCTGGCAGGGAAGCGCGGATTCTGCAGTGCACAACAGGCTACGTAAAGCGCTTTGCAGACTTTATACAATTCACACGAGGCGTTGCTGCAAGGCGGACAGCCACCGCTCGCAGGCGGCCAGCTGCGCCAGCGTCACGAACTCGTCCGGCCGATGCGCCTGCACGATGGAACCCGGCCCGCACACCACGCAGGCAATGCCGGCTTCGGCAAAACGCCCGGCTTCGGTGGTGTAGGCCACCGCATCGCCCCCCTGGCAGGCGCACAGCGCCGCCACGTGCTGGCGGATTTCGCAACCGTCTTCCGACTGGAACGGCGGGCAGTTCACCAGCGGCTCGAAGCTGATGTCCGCCTCCGGCGCCACCTGGCGCATCTCTTGCAGCAGGTTGGCCGCATAGTCGCGCACCGAGCTGACGAAACGCTCGTGCTGGTCGCCCGGCAGCCAGCGTACCTCGAACACGAATTCACAACTTTTGGGCACGATGTTGGCCGCATTGCCGCCGCTGATCAGCCCGGTCTGCAAGGTGGTGAACGGCACGTCATACAAGGGGTGGCGATTGCCGAACGAGGCCTCGGTATCGGCCAGTTTGCGGATGTGGGTGATCAGCCGCGCCGCGTACTCGATGGCATTCACCCCCTGCGGCGTCAGCGAGGAATGTGCCGCCCGCCCCTGCACGCTGCAGCGGTAGTGGGCAATGCCCTTGTGTGCCACCACCGGGCGCATGCCGGTGGGCTCGCCGATGATGCAGCCGGCCACCGGCACCTGCCGCGCCTGCAGGTCGGCAATCAGCCGCCCCACGCCCAGACAGCCGACTTCCTCGTCGTAGGACAGCGCAATGCCCAGGCTGCGTTGCCAGGACTGCTCGCCCGCCAGCTTCACCCACGCCGGCACCTGCGCCAGCACGCAGGCGATGAAGCCCTTCATGTCGGCGCTGCCGCGGCCATAGATCTTGCCATCGTGCCGGCTCAGCGCGAACGGCGGGTAGCTCCACAGCTGGCCATCCACCGGCACCACGTCGGTGTGCCCGGACAGGATGATGGCCGGCAACGCAGCATCGCCGATCGCCGCATACAGATTGGCCTTGCTGCCGTCATCATTGTGCGTCAGCGTGGCACGGATGCCGTACTCGGCCAGATAGTCGACTACCCAGTCGATCAAGGCCAGATTGGATTCGCGGCTGGTGGTATCGAACGACAGCAGGCGTTCGAGAATGGCAAGCGTGGCGGCAGCAGGCTGAGCAGACATGATGGCGATCCGGCGGGCTCGAATTAAGATGCCCAGCATAACCAATTGCCCGCCCGCTGCAAACGCCGCCCGTGGCGGATGCGTGCAGAAATAATGCTGCCTGCTCTTGGCAAGCACAGGCACAGCGGGTATTATCCGGTCTCTCTATGGCGGGCCCCCCCGCATTGTACGGTAGTGAACCTGGTCAGGTCCGGAAGGAAGCAGCCACAGCTATTTAGTGCAAGTGCCGGGGTTCAGGCTCGCCACCCCTCCCCCTCCTCGCTACAGCCAGATTGCTTGCTTATTTCATAAAACTGAGCAAGCGCAAACTGTCGATCAAAATCTATCGATAATTCGACGAGCATTTTTTGCGTCTGCGCAAACAAAATCCTGCTATCATATGCATTACACAAGGACGTAAGGCAACGACCTCGCGTCCACTTGGTTTTATTCATTCGTCACTCGGACTTCACGTCCGAATCCCAAACATACATGTAGCGAGGAACGCCATGAAACTGTTTGAAAAAATCGCGAATCCGCGAGAAATCCGCCGTAAACTGGGCCTCAACCAGCAGGAATTCTGGAGCCGCATCGGCGTTACCCAATCCGGCGGCAGCCGCTACGAAAGTGGCCGCAACATGCCGAAGCCGGTTCGCGAACTGCTGCGCCTGGTACACGTTGAGCAGATCGACCTGTCCAAGGTACGCCGCGAAGACTTTGAAATCGTGGAATACCTGAAGGAAACCCATCCGGACCTGTACAAGAGCCTGCGCAAGGCCGTACGCGCCCGCATGGAAGCACAGGGCGACGTCAGCGCCGAAGCCAGCGAAGCCTGAGCGCTTTCGCATGAAAGCAAAAACACCCGCCGCGGCGGGTGTTTTTTTATTGTTCTGCATACGAAAGCCGTCAGTCCGACGTCGGGTTGCGCACCAGCAGCACCGGCACATCGGCCTGCTTGAGCACGCCTTCGGCCACGCTGCCCATCAGCAGGTGCATCAGGCCGCCCAGACCGTGCGTGCCCATCACCAGCAGATCCCCGCCCCAGCTGTTGGCATCCTCCACGATCACGCTGGCGATACGGTCGCCCCAGCTTTCCAGGATGGCGGTTTCCGGCTTGATGCCCAGTTCCTCCACCTTGTCGCGACAGGCTGCCAGCACCTGCTCGCCGGCCTTCTTGATCGAGCCCTGCAACTCGGCCGCATCAAGAAACTCGGCGCCACCCCAGCCAAACTGGGCCAGATCCACCACGTGCACCAGGCGCACCTTGGCCCCAACCTCTTTCGCAAGCTTGCAGGCCTCGGCCAGCGCCAGTGCGGATGTCGCACTATCGTCCACCGGCACAAAAATTCGCTGATACATATCCCCCCTCACTTCCTGCTGATTATGAGACAGTCCCAGTCTAGCGCAATCCCAGCCAAAGGCATTGATAAACGTTGACTGCATAGGCAGTATGGCCGGGCTTAGCTTTTTCGCATAGAGACCACCATGGCCCGCATCCGGCTGGAGCTGCCCTCCCGCTTCATTTTCGATACCCGCATCCAGGTGCACATCGGCGACATCAACTACGGTGGCCACCTGGGCAACGACGCCGTGCTGCGCCTGGCGCACGAGGCACGGTTGCGCCTCCTGAAACAGCATGGCTACAGCGAACTCGACATCGAAGGCCTGGGCCTGATCATGACCGACGCCGCCGTGGTTTACCGTGCCGAGGCCTTTCATGGCGACCTCCTGCGCTTTCAGCTTGCGCTGATTGACTTCAATCAATATGGTTGCGACATCGCCTATCTGGTCAGCGATGACAAGACCGGTAAAGAAGTGGCAAGATTGAAAACAGGCATCGTTTTCTTCGATTACCAAAGCCGCAAGATTGCCCCGATACCCGCAGCATTCCGCCTGCGCTTCGAAGAACAACAGACAGGAGCAGCGCCATGAAAAAATACGCGCCCAATAGCCCGGAAGCCATTGCCCGCATACTCGCCATGTTCATGATCACCGACGGCAACATGGACCCGCGCGAGATCGAAACCCTGGAAACCCTGCACGTCTACCAGCTGGTCGGCCTGACCCGCAAGGACTTCATCGGCGTACTGATGGAGTACTGCGACGACATCTCCGACGAAGCCGAAGCCGACGGCACCATCCACCTGCTGAGCCCGGAACGCATCAACGCCATCCTCGATGCGGTAACCGAGCGCAACAAGCGCATGCTGTGCTGCGCACTGGCGCTGGACACCTGCAAGGCCGACAAGGAAATCAGCGATTCCGAGATGCTGCTGCTGCGTCACATGATGGCGCACTGGAACATCACACTGGATGACCTGCAGACCGAACTGAGCAAGGGCTGAGCCCCGCCGCTACCCGACAGCCACCGACGGGCTTCGTCAACACCCAGCCGCCGATGGCGGCTGTTTGCATTAGCACGACACCATAGGACACCTCGAAAAATCCTGATTTCCAAGTGAGTAACGCAGTATCGCGACGGAAGCGGGAATTTTGCGAGGTGCCCCATAACAATACAGGGCCAATACCTCATGAACCCTCGTTTCACCGGCAGCGAGCAGTACGTTGCCACCGACGACCTGATGCTGGCCGTCAACGCCGCCATCACCCTGCAGCGCCCGCTGCTGGTCAAGGGCGAGCCCGGCACCGGCAAAACCATGCTGGCCGAGGAGCTGGCCGCTGCGCTGGGCAAGCAGCTGATCGTCTGGCCGATCAAGTCCACCACCAAGGCACAGCACGGGCTGTACGAATACGATGCCGTATCCAGGCTGCGCGATTCGCAGCTGGGCAGCGAGCGTGTGCACGACATCCGCAACTACATCATCAAGGGCAAGCTGTGGCAGGCATTCGAGGCCGACGAGGCACCGGTGCTGCTGATCGATGAAATCGACAAGGCCGACATCGAATTCCCCAACGACCTGCTGCGCGAACTGGACCAGATGGAGTTCTTCGTGCACGAAACCCAGGAATTCGTGCGTGCGCGCCAGCGCCCCATCATCATCATTACCTCCAACAACGAGAAGGAGCTGCCGGACGCCTTCCTGCGCCGCTGCTTCTTCCACTACATCCGCTTTCCGGATCGCGACACGCTGCAGAGCATCATTGACGTGCACTACCCGGACATCGAGCAGGAGCTGGTAGGCGCAGCACTGGAAGTGTTCACCGGCATCCGCGAGCTGCAGGGCCTGAAGAAGAAACCGTCCACCTCGGAGCTGCTGGACTGGCTGAAACTGCTGCGGCACGAAACCATCCAGGCGGCACAACTGCGCGAGCAACACGCGCAGCAGCAACTGCCGCCACTGGCCGGCGCGCTGCTGAAGAACGAGCAGGACGTGCAGCTGTTCGAGCGGCTGATGCAGATGGCCAGGATGCGGCGCGGCTGATGGACGCGCACTGGCAAGGCCTGATCGACGCCTTCGACGACCAGCTGAGGTTGGCCGCACGCAGCGAACACACCCGCCTGGCCTACCGGCGCGACCTCACCCGGCTGGCCGAACTGCTGGCCGACACGCCGCCGGCAGAAGTGGACGGCCCGCGCATCCAGCGCGCACTGGGGCAGTTGCGCCGCGAGGAGCTGTCGCCGCGCACCCTGGCGCGCATGCTGTCCACCTGGCGCAGCCTGTACGACTGGATGCTGCGCCGCGACTGGGTTGCGGCCAACCCTTGTGCCGGCCTGCGCGCACCGCGCGCCGGCAAACGCCTGCCCAAGGTGTTGAGCGTGGATGGCGCCATGCAGCTGCTGGACAGCACGCCGGAAGACGAACACGACGTCCGCGACCAGGCTATCTTCGAACTGATGTACTCCTCCGGCCTGCGGCTATCGGAAACCGTGGCGCTGAACCTGGCCGACCTGGATCTCGATACCGCGCTGGTGAAGGTGCACGGCAAGGGCAACCGCGAACGCATCCTGCCGGTGGGCAAGCAGGCACTGGCAGCACTGCGGCGCTGGTTGCCACTGCGCCAGCCGGCGGAAGGCGAAGAGGCGCTGTTCCTGTCGCGGCGCGGCACGCGTATCAGCAGCCGGCAACTGGCGCGCCGGCTGGAAAGCTGGGCACTGCGCAGCGGCAGCGAGCAGCACGTGCACCCGCACATGCTGCGCCACTCCTTTGCCAGCCACATGCTGCAATCCTCCGGCGACCTGCGCGCGGTGCAGGAGCTGCTCGGCCACGCCAACCTGGCCACCACGCAGATCTACACCAGCCTGGACTTCCAGCACCTGGCCAAGGTCTACGACGACGCCCACCCGCGAGCACGCAAAAAAACCGCTGGCGACGAGTAGATCACAAGAAAAAACGGCACCCGCAGGTGCCGTTTTTTCTTGTACGTTGGCCGCAAGCTCAGCGCGACTTCACGAACGGAATGCCGATCGCCTTCGGCGCCACCGCACGACCCATGAAGCCGGCCAGCAGCACCACGGTCAGCACGTAGGGAATCGCCTGGATGAAGGCATCCGGAATGCTGCCGATCAGCGGCAGCGGCACGCCCTGCAGGCGGATCTGGATGGCATCGGTAAAGGCGAACAGCAGGCAGCCGGATACCGCCGCCCACGGCCGCCACTTGCCGAAGATCAGCGCCGCCAGCGCCAGGTAGCCCTTGCCGGCAGTCATGTCCTGGATGAAGGCGCCGGTCTGCGCCAGCACCAGGTAGGCACCGGCCACGCCACACAGCGCGCCGCTGATCAGCTGGGCGATGTAACGCACCCCCTTGACGCTGATACCGGCGGCATCGGCGGCATGCGGGTTTTCGCCCACCGCGCGCAGGCGCAGGCCGAAGCGGCTCTGGTACACCACCCAGCTCACCACGATGATCAGGGCCATCGCCAGGTACACCAGCACATTGTGGCCGAGGAAGGTTTTCAGCGCCGTGCTCTGCGCGATGGTATCGGCAAACGGCAGCTGCACCGCGGTGAAGCGCGCGTCGTCGTCCAGCGTCGGCGTGCGACCGCCCTGCTGGAACCAGGCCAGCGCCAGCACCGGCGTCACGCCGGACACCATCATGTTGATGGCCACCGCGGAAATCAGCTGGTTGCCGTTGTAGCCGATCGACACCACGCCATGCAGCAGCGCCACCAGCATGCCCACCGCAATGCCGGCGCCCAGCCCGGCCCACGGCGAATGCGCCAGGTAGGCAACGCAGGCGGCGGCAAACGCTGCGGCCAACATCTTGCCCTCCAACGCCAGATCGACAATACCGGAACGCTCGGAGAACAGGCCGGCCAGCGCCGCCAGCACCAGCGGGGTGCTCACGCGCAGCGTGGCATCCAGCACGCTAAAGAAAATCTCCATCTCAGCCCTCCTTCTTCAGCATGCGTTTGAACGCCAGCGACAACGGGGTCTGGAACAGGTTTTCCAGCGCGCCGCAGAACAGGATGATCAGGCCCTGGGTAAAGATGATCATCTCGCGGGTGATGGCAGGCTTCTCGAACGACAGGTCCAGGCCGCCCTGGGTCAGCGCGCCGAACAGCAGCGCCGACAGCAGGATGCCCACCGGATGGTTGCGCCCCATCAGCGCCACGGCAATGCCGACAAAGCCGATGCCGTTGGTGAAGCCCAGGTTCATGCGGTGGGTGGAGCCCAGCAGCTCGTTGATGGATGCCATGCCGGCCAGCGCGCCGGATACACACATCACCAGGATGATGATCTTGTCCACCGGCATGCCGGCGTAACGCGCCGCCTTCTCGTTGAGGCCCACCGTGCGGGTAACGAAGCCCTGCGGGCTATGCCACACCACCACGTAGAACAGCACCAGTGCCAGGATGGCCAGGAAGAAGCTAGCGTTCAGCGGCGTATTCGGCAGCACGAAGCCCAGCGGTGCAAACACATCCTTCAGCAACGGCACCCAGGCCGTCTGGGCGAAAGTCACCGTGGCCGGCACCTGCGAGCCGGGCATGCGCAGCTTGTCCACCAGCAGCCAGTTCATCAGCGAGCTGGCAATGAAGTTGAACATGATGGTGGTCACCACGATGTGGCTGCCGCGCTTGGCCTGCAGCCAGGCCGGCACGAAGGCCCAGGCAGCGCCGAACAGGATGGCGCCCAGCAGCGCCAGCGGAATCAGCAGCCAGCCGGGCAGACCGCCGAACTGCAGGCACACCAGGGTCACCCCCAGGCCGGACAGATACATCTGGCCCTCGCCGCCGATATTGAACAGGCCGGCATGGAATGCCGCCGCCACCGCCAGACCGGTAAAGATGAAGCTGGTGGTGTAGAACAACGTGTAGCCGATGCCTTCCGGGTAACCGAAGGCGCCATTGATCAGCAGTTTCAGGCACTCGATCGGGTCTTCGCCGATCAGTGCGATCACCAGGCCGGATACGAACAGTGCCGCCACCAGGTTCAGCACCGGCATCAGCCACAGTGCTGCCCAGCGCGGCAGATTGGCAGGCTGACTCATTTATGCCCCCCCATCAACAGACCCAGCGAGGTAGTGGTGGCCTCTGCCGCCGACAGCTCGCCGGAAATCGCGCCGGCATTCATTACGATGATGCGGTCGCTCAAAGCCAGAATTTCGTCCAGTTCCACCGACACCAGCAGCAGCGCCTTGCCTTCGTCGCGCAGCTGCAGCAGGCGTTTGTGGATGAACTCGATGGCACCAATGTCCACGCCGCGCGTGGGCTGGCCGATCAGCATCAGCTCCGGGTTGGCGTGGATTTCGCGCGCCAGGATCACCTTTTGCTGGTTGCCGCCGGAAAACAGGCCGATGCGGCGATGCGTCAGCGCCGGGCGCACGTCGAACTCGCGGATGAAGCGGCGGCAGCGCTCGACGATGGCCTTGCGGCTGAACAGCCCGCCACGGCGAATGGACGGATCGTTGTGATAACCCAGGATGGCGTTCTCGAAGGTGGAGAAGTCCTTCACCAGCCCTTCGCGCGAACGGTCTTCCGGCACGTGGGCAATGCCCAGCCTGCGGTAGGCGGCCGCCTTGGGTTCACGGGTCTTCAGCGTGCTCAGTTCGGTGCCATTGAAGTTCACCGAGCCCGAGGTGGCCTCGCGCATGCCGGACAGCACCTCCAGCAGTTCGGACTGGCCGTTGCCGGACACGCCGGCGATGCCGACGATCTCGCCGGCGCGCAGCTCGAAACCGATGTCTTTGAGCAGCGCCACGCCGCGCTCGTCCACCAGGTTCAGGCCGGACACCGCCAGCACCGTCTTGCCCGGTCTGGCCGGCGCCTTGTCCAGCTGCAGGTTCACCTTGCGGCCAACCATCAGGTCGGCCAGGTCTTCCTTGCCCACCTCGGCGGTCACCACCTGGCCCACCACCTCGCCGGCACGCATCACGGTGACGGTATCGGTGATGTCCAGCACTTCGCGCAGCTTGTGGGTGATCAGGATCACCGTCTTGCCCTGCTGCTTCAGCAGCCGCAGGATGCGGAACAGGTCATCGGCTTCCTGCGGCGTCAGCACCGCGGTCGGCTCGTCCAGGATCAGCACGTCGGCGCCGCGGTACAGCGCCTTGAGGATTTCCACCCGCTGCTGGCTGCCCACGCCCAGCTCGCCCACGATGGCGTCCGGGTCGACCTGCAGGCCGTAGTCGCGGTTGAGGTCCGCCAGGTGGCGGCGCGCGGCGGCCAGGCTGGCATCCAGGCGCACACCCTCTTCCGCGCCCAGCACGATGTTTTCCAGCACGGTGAACGGGTCCACCAGCATGAAGTGCTGATGCACCATGCCGATGCCCTTGGCGATCGCATCCTGGCTGGAGCGGATGCGCTCCTCCTTGCCGTTGATGCGAATGGTTCCGGAATCCGCGTGATAGTAGCCGTAGAGGATACTCATCAGGGTGGATTTGCCCGCTCCGTTTTCACCGATGACGCCGTGAATGGAGCCCTTGCGGATGCCGAAGCTGATGTTCTTGTTGGCGTGCACTTCGCCGAAGTGCTTGTTGACGCCTATGAGCTCGATGGCTAATTCGGCCATATGTGTGTGCTTTCGCTCGGAATGCGGCCCGGATATTGCTGCGCCGCAAAAACGCCGCATCATGAAAGCGCGGCAAGCAGGCCCAGCCTGCTTGCCGCGTTGCTTATCCGGATATCGGACTTTTTTGGCTTATTTCACCGGGCAGCTGTTGGCCGCACGGTAATCGACAACCTTCACCTTGCCGGAAATGATGTCTTTCTTGGCCTGGTTGATCTTGCCTTCCATCGCCTTGCTGATCAGCTTGCGGTTGTTGTCGTCCAGCGCCCAGTCCACGCCGCCTTCCTTCAGGCCCATGGTCACCACACCCGACTTCCAGGTGCCGTTCTTGCCGGCCATGAACAGGTTGTACACGGCGTTATCCACGCGCTTGAGCATGGAGGTCAGCACGAAGCCCGGGAACAGGTGGTTCTGGTTGGAATCCACGCCGATGCCCAGCTTGTTCTTGTCCTTGGCGGCCTGCAGCACGCCCATGCCGGTGCCGCCGGCGGCGTGGAATACCACGTCAACGCCACGGTCGAACTGGCTGCGCGCCAGCTCGCCGCCGCGGGCCGGGTCATTGAAGGCCTGCGGGGTGGTGCCGGTCATGTTGGAGATTACTTCCACCTTGCTGTCGGCAGCCTTGGCACCCTGCGCGTAGCCGCAATCGAAGGCGCGGATCAGCGGCACGTCCATGCCACCCACGAAGCCCACCTTGTGCGACTTGGAGGCCATGGCGGCAGCCATGCCCACCAGGTAGGAGCCTTCCTGCTCCTTGAACAGCACGGACTGCACGTTGTCGCCCTTGGCCACATCGTCAACGATGGCGAATTTCACCTTCGGGAACTCGGTGGCAACGGTCTGCACAGCCTGGGTGAAGGAGAAGCCGACGGCCACGA
This Vogesella sp. LIG4 DNA region includes the following protein-coding sequences:
- a CDS encoding BMP family protein; this translates as MLNAKKRGFAIAAAAMMVAASSSFAFTPAVVYDQAGKFDKSFNEAAYTGAERFKKATGVAYREAQIANEAQKEQVLRNLARKNVDLIVAVGFSFTQAVQTVATEFPKVKFAIVDDVAKGDNVQSVLFKEQEGSYLVGMAAAMASKSHKVGFVGGMDVPLIRAFDCGYAQGAKAADSKVEVISNMTGTTPQAFNDPARGGELARSQFDRGVDVVFHAAGGTGMGVLQAAKDKNKLGIGVDSNQNHLFPGFVLTSMLKRVDNAVYNLFMAGKNGTWKSGVVTMGLKEGGVDWALDDNNRKLISKAMEGKINQAKKDIISGKVKVVDYRAANSCPVK